One genomic segment of Desulfuromonas thiophila includes these proteins:
- a CDS encoding carbon-nitrogen hydrolase, giving the protein MNPLRTALIQQRCSASRQDNLDHSARAIAEAAAQGARLVVLQELHASLYFCQHQSCELFDLAEPIPGPTSDFFATLARRHAIVLVCSLFEKRAAGLYHNTAVVFDSDGREAGRYRKMHIPDDPGYNEKFYFTPGDLGFTPIDTSVGRLGVLVCWDQWYPEAARLMALAGAELLIYPTAIGFDPADTAAEQQRQREAWICIQRSHAIANGLPVISVNRVGFEPDPSGRTAGAQFWGGSFVAGPQGEILVQADDQSETVLLADIDRHRSETVRRIWPYLRDRRIDAYGELNCRYRR; this is encoded by the coding sequence ATGAACCCTCTGCGCACCGCCCTGATTCAGCAACGCTGCAGCGCCTCGCGGCAGGACAATCTCGATCACAGTGCCCGCGCCATTGCCGAGGCCGCCGCCCAGGGCGCCCGTCTGGTGGTGTTGCAGGAACTGCACGCCAGCCTGTATTTCTGCCAGCATCAGAGCTGCGAACTGTTCGACCTGGCCGAACCCATCCCCGGCCCGACCAGCGATTTCTTCGCCACGCTGGCACGCCGCCATGCCATTGTGCTGGTCTGCTCACTGTTCGAGAAACGCGCCGCCGGTCTGTACCACAACACCGCCGTTGTTTTCGACAGCGACGGCCGCGAGGCCGGCCGCTACCGCAAGATGCACATTCCCGACGATCCCGGTTACAATGAGAAGTTCTACTTCACGCCGGGCGATCTGGGATTCACGCCCATCGATACCAGCGTCGGCCGCCTCGGTGTACTGGTGTGCTGGGACCAGTGGTACCCGGAAGCCGCCCGCCTGATGGCCCTGGCCGGCGCCGAACTGCTCATCTACCCCACCGCCATCGGCTTCGATCCGGCCGACACGGCGGCCGAACAGCAGCGCCAGCGCGAGGCCTGGATCTGCATCCAGCGCAGCCATGCCATCGCCAACGGCCTGCCGGTCATCAGCGTCAACCGCGTCGGTTTCGAGCCCGACCCCAGTGGTCGTACCGCCGGTGCCCAGTTCTGGGGCGGCAGTTTCGTCGCCGGGCCACAGGGCGAAATCCTCGTCCAGGCCGACGACCAGAGCGAAACGGTGCTGCTGGCCGACATCGACCGGCACCGCAGCGAAACGGTGCGGCGCATCTGGCCCTATCTTCGCGACCGCCGCATCGACGCCTACGGCGAGTTGAACTGTCGCTACCGCCGCTGA
- a CDS encoding agmatine deiminase family protein, translating into MPTAIRLPAEWEAQDAVLLAWPTAASDWAPILPQIEQVFIELIRQINRFEPVLLVAPDAALVRQRLQAAGLDGPRLQLYELPTNDTWARDFGPISVEIDGRVALYDFGFNGWGLKFAADQDNQINRRLAAAGAWACDLQCQPLIFEGGSFESDGAGTLLTTSTCLLSPNRNPHLSRPQLETQLCQLFGLRQVLWLDHGYLAGDDTDAHIDTLVRLCPDDTLVYVRCNDPADEHYAALQAMEQQLASFRTLAGAPYRLRPLPWPAARFDEDGQRLPATYANYLVLNGAVLVPTYDDPADGEALAVMASAYPDRTIIGVNCLPVIWQHGSLHCLTMQLAKGTLA; encoded by the coding sequence ATGCCCACTGCCATCCGTCTGCCCGCCGAATGGGAAGCGCAGGACGCCGTCCTGCTGGCCTGGCCCACCGCCGCAAGCGACTGGGCACCGATCCTGCCCCAGATCGAACAGGTTTTCATTGAGCTGATCCGTCAGATCAACCGCTTCGAGCCGGTACTGCTGGTCGCGCCGGATGCCGCCCTGGTCCGCCAGCGGCTGCAAGCCGCAGGGCTGGACGGTCCCCGCCTGCAGCTGTATGAACTGCCAACCAACGACACCTGGGCGCGCGATTTCGGCCCCATCAGCGTTGAAATCGACGGACGAGTAGCCCTGTACGACTTCGGCTTCAATGGCTGGGGCCTGAAATTCGCCGCCGATCAGGACAACCAGATCAACCGCCGGCTGGCCGCGGCCGGCGCCTGGGCCTGTGACCTGCAGTGCCAGCCGCTGATTTTCGAGGGCGGCAGCTTCGAAAGCGACGGCGCCGGCACCCTGCTGACCACCAGTACCTGCCTGCTCAGTCCCAACCGCAACCCGCACCTGAGCCGGCCGCAGTTGGAAACGCAGCTGTGCCAGTTGTTCGGTCTGCGCCAGGTGCTCTGGCTTGATCACGGCTATCTGGCGGGCGACGACACCGATGCCCACATCGACACCCTGGTGCGGCTCTGTCCGGACGACACCCTCGTTTATGTCCGTTGCAACGATCCAGCCGACGAACACTACGCCGCCCTGCAGGCCATGGAGCAGCAACTGGCCAGCTTCCGCACCCTCGCCGGTGCGCCCTACCGCCTGCGGCCGCTACCCTGGCCCGCCGCGCGCTTCGACGAGGACGGCCAGCGTCTACCCGCCACCTACGCCAACTATCTGGTGCTCAACGGCGCCGTGCTGGTGCCCACCTACGACGATCCGGCCGATGGCGAGGCCCTGGCGGTTATGGCCAGCGCCTACCCCGACCGCACCATCATCGGTGTCAACTGCCTGCCGGTGATCTGGCAGCACGGTTCGCTGCACTGCCTGACCATGCAACTGGCGAAAGGAACCCTGGCATGA
- a CDS encoding 4Fe-4S binding protein produces the protein MAADSLVHCIAFLSPAGTTRRLAQPLAAALRRRNVPVQSIDLAGRQTPACLAPGPCCLWLGSPVYVDHALPPVLDFVATLPPGDRHYAVPFVTWGAVCSGVALPEMASALAARGWRSLAAAKVLAEHSSLWRSTAPLAQGHPDAADLALMEQLVDAVLERLEQARLAGAEPPLLALDRLHYLPAEVEQHSWSKSLQAAKQLLGPHQPRHDRCIRCGGCVLSCPVGALDWQGDYPQANDRCIRCHQCTRICPQQAFPYDAAAMEQRIRGFAAASPEVKQSALYL, from the coding sequence ATGGCCGCAGATTCCCTGGTGCATTGCATCGCCTTTCTTTCGCCGGCCGGCACGACCCGCCGTTTGGCCCAGCCCCTGGCAGCCGCCCTGCGACGGCGCAACGTCCCGGTGCAGAGCATTGATCTGGCCGGTCGCCAGACGCCGGCCTGCCTGGCGCCGGGCCCCTGCTGTCTCTGGCTCGGTTCGCCGGTCTATGTCGATCATGCCCTGCCGCCGGTGCTCGATTTTGTCGCCACGCTGCCGCCGGGCGACCGTCATTACGCCGTGCCCTTCGTGACCTGGGGAGCGGTGTGCAGCGGCGTGGCCCTGCCGGAGATGGCCAGCGCACTGGCGGCCCGCGGTTGGCGCAGTCTGGCGGCGGCCAAGGTGCTGGCCGAGCATTCTTCCCTGTGGCGCAGCACCGCGCCCCTGGCCCAGGGGCATCCGGACGCGGCCGATCTGGCGCTGATGGAGCAGCTGGTTGACGCCGTGCTGGAGCGGCTGGAGCAGGCCCGGCTGGCCGGGGCTGAACCGCCGTTGCTGGCACTGGACAGACTGCATTATCTGCCGGCGGAGGTGGAGCAGCACAGCTGGAGTAAAAGTCTGCAGGCCGCCAAACAGCTGCTTGGCCCGCATCAGCCACGTCATGACCGCTGTATCCGCTGTGGTGGCTGCGTGCTGAGTTGCCCGGTGGGGGCGCTCGACTGGCAGGGGGACTATCCGCAGGCCAATGACCGCTGTATCCGCTGCCATCAGTGCACCCGCATCTGCCCCCAGCAGGCCTTTCCCTACGATGCTGCCGCCATGGAGCAGCGTATCCGCGGTTTTGCCGCCGCCAGCCCCGAGGTTAAACAGAGCGCCCTGTATCTGTGA
- the gloB gene encoding hydroxyacylglutathione hydrolase encodes MFRIRILRQRQDNYSYLIQSGQQVWCIDPAEAQPVLQLLQRERLQLVAILNSHAHADHCGANLSLQQASGCPIFGADQRIPGLTTELTTTAQDAALPFRVLFTPGHTRGDCCYLLTDGVETPALFSGDCLFIGGCGRLFEGSAAQLYQSLQQFNTLPDHCQLYCGHDYALDNYRFASRLLPDCREIRHQLQHYEERQRQGQPSVPAQLGDERRANPFLRCHQAALAQVLGCPAAAPVEVFRRLRLAKDQA; translated from the coding sequence ATGTTCAGGATTCGGATTCTACGTCAACGGCAGGACAATTACAGCTATTTGATCCAATCCGGCCAGCAGGTCTGGTGCATCGACCCAGCCGAAGCCCAACCTGTGCTGCAGCTTTTGCAGCGGGAACGGCTGCAACTGGTCGCAATCCTCAACAGTCACGCCCATGCCGACCACTGCGGCGCCAACCTGAGCCTGCAGCAGGCCAGCGGTTGTCCCATCTTCGGTGCCGATCAGCGCATTCCCGGCCTGACGACCGAGCTGACAACAACGGCACAGGACGCCGCCCTGCCCTTCCGGGTACTGTTCACGCCGGGTCACACCCGCGGCGACTGCTGTTACCTGCTGACCGACGGGGTCGAAACGCCGGCCCTGTTCAGTGGCGACTGTCTGTTTATCGGCGGCTGCGGCCGCCTGTTCGAGGGCAGCGCCGCGCAACTCTACCAGTCGCTGCAGCAATTCAACACCCTGCCCGACCATTGCCAGCTGTACTGCGGTCACGACTACGCCCTCGACAACTACCGTTTTGCCTCCCGCCTGCTGCCCGACTGCCGCGAAATCCGCCACCAGCTGCAGCACTATGAAGAACGCCAGCGGCAGGGCCAGCCCAGCGTGCCGGCCCAGCTTGGCGACGAACGGCGTGCCAACCCCTTCCTACGCTGTCACCAGGCCGCCCTGGCCCAAGTCCTCGGCTGCCCGGCCGCCGCACCGGTCGAGGTCTTCCGCCGCCTGCGCCTGGCCAAGGATCAGGCCTGA
- a CDS encoding MFS transporter, producing the protein MMYSLRRSSGGPPCHRRRSFSAMAICYFLGAGNDNLFKQAALLVAVSQGLTQLQGWATLLFALPFLLFSAAGGWLADRYDKQRVILAVKILELLLVGVGGLGLLWQDWRLILAMVFALALQSALFGPALNGAVPELYPARQLVRANARLKLVSTLAILLGIALAGVLLDAGGGPLVREGRRLVALTAAGFSGLGICAALVIAPFGARRTPRSFPWLGPWRSLQDLWQLRHDPLLALALAGSAFFYFLASLVVLQLNSLGVQQLGLSARHTSLLSVALMLGICAGAFLAARLTSVTRWRFVLVPALLGLTLGLALVGSAALLAPDWQQWLLLPALVMSGACGGLFLIPQASFLQARPAADARGQVIAAANFCAFGGILFSGQLFNGLALVMTPGQGLQCSALLTLLAAGGLAGLLRRLAD; encoded by the coding sequence ATGATGTATTCGTTGCGCCGGAGCAGTGGGGGGCCGCCCTGCCATCGTCGGCGTTCCTTTTCCGCTATGGCGATCTGTTATTTTCTCGGTGCCGGTAACGACAATCTGTTCAAACAGGCGGCGTTGCTGGTGGCGGTGAGTCAGGGGCTGACCCAGCTGCAGGGCTGGGCCACGTTGCTGTTTGCCCTGCCGTTTCTGCTGTTTTCCGCCGCTGGCGGCTGGCTGGCCGACCGTTATGACAAACAGCGGGTGATTTTGGCGGTGAAGATACTGGAATTGTTGCTGGTCGGTGTTGGTGGGCTGGGTCTGCTGTGGCAGGATTGGCGCCTGATTCTGGCCATGGTGTTCGCGTTGGCGTTGCAGTCGGCGCTGTTCGGGCCGGCGCTCAATGGTGCGGTGCCAGAGCTCTACCCGGCGCGGCAGCTGGTGCGCGCCAATGCCCGGCTCAAGCTGGTGTCGACCCTGGCGATTCTGTTGGGGATCGCCCTGGCGGGGGTGCTGCTCGATGCCGGCGGTGGGCCGCTGGTGCGGGAGGGTCGCCGGCTGGTGGCGCTGACGGCGGCGGGCTTTTCGGGACTGGGTATCTGCGCCGCTCTGGTCATTGCGCCCTTTGGTGCCCGCCGTACCCCGCGATCCTTTCCCTGGCTGGGGCCCTGGCGTTCGCTGCAGGATCTGTGGCAACTGCGCCACGATCCGCTGCTGGCTTTGGCCCTGGCCGGCAGTGCGTTTTTTTATTTTCTGGCTTCGCTGGTGGTGCTGCAGCTCAACAGTCTGGGGGTGCAGCAACTGGGGCTGTCGGCCCGCCATACCAGTCTGCTCAGTGTGGCGCTGATGCTGGGTATCTGCGCCGGCGCTTTTCTGGCCGCCCGCCTGACGAGCGTGACGCGCTGGCGCTTCGTGCTGGTACCGGCCCTGCTGGGGCTGACGCTGGGGCTGGCGCTGGTGGGCAGCGCGGCGTTGCTGGCGCCGGACTGGCAACAGTGGCTGTTGTTGCCGGCGCTGGTGATGAGTGGCGCCTGTGGTGGGCTGTTTCTGATTCCGCAGGCCAGCTTTCTGCAGGCCCGGCCGGCGGCCGATGCCCGTGGCCAGGTGATCGCGGCGGCCAATTTCTGCGCTTTTGGCGGTATCCTGTTTTCCGGTCAGCTGTTTAATGGTCTGGCGCTGGTTATGACGCCGGGGCAGGGCTTGCAGTGCTCGGCGTTGCTGACGTTGCTGGCGGCCGGCGGTCTGGCGGGGCTGCTGCGTCGTCTGGCCGATTGA
- a CDS encoding DedA family protein — translation METWLTDLLTQLTSGPHYYGLIALTALVEGLLVIGLLVPGSVICVSAGALAAQGHGQLALVCLAAMAGAIVGDLLNYAIGGRGGQRISQWLARSRHARLLRRAELFFAAHGGKSLLLARFFGPLRGFVTFVCGGLQMPPGRFALYTTGSGLLWGLIYPAAGYLGLRTWQQTHPAVLSLAGLALAGLMLALWWRYRSRRNHHPSDPPA, via the coding sequence ACGGCCTCATCGCCTTGACCGCCCTGGTCGAGGGCCTGCTCGTCATCGGCCTGCTGGTGCCCGGCAGCGTCATCTGCGTCAGTGCCGGCGCCCTGGCGGCCCAGGGCCACGGACAGCTGGCCCTGGTCTGCCTGGCCGCCATGGCCGGAGCCATTGTTGGCGATCTGCTCAATTACGCCATCGGTGGCCGGGGCGGCCAGCGTATCAGCCAGTGGCTGGCACGCAGCCGTCATGCCCGTCTGCTGCGACGGGCCGAACTGTTCTTCGCCGCTCACGGCGGCAAAAGCCTGCTGCTGGCGCGATTCTTCGGCCCGCTGCGCGGTTTTGTCACCTTTGTTTGCGGCGGCCTGCAGATGCCACCAGGCCGTTTTGCCCTTTACACCACCGGCAGCGGCCTGCTGTGGGGCCTGATCTATCCCGCTGCCGGCTATCTGGGGCTGCGCACCTGGCAACAGACCCATCCCGCCGTCCTGAGTCTGGCGGGGCTCGCTCTTGCCGGCCTGATGCTGGCGCTGTGGTGGCGCTACCGCAGCCGCCGGAACCACCATCCGTCCGACCCGCCCGCCTGA